Genomic DNA from Anaerolineae bacterium:
TTACACGATATCCAATTTCCAGCGCATGGACTTAAGTGATGCCGAAGCCATTTTGGAACTCGATTCCGTTTCCCAAAAACTGCACAAACTGGTAGGAATCCTGGCGCGGGAAATTGAAGTCCTGGAGATTGGACAGAAGATTCAGAATGAAGCCCGCTCTGAAATTGAAAAAGTGCAGCGAGAATACTTCCTGCGTGAGCAGTTAAAAGCGATCCAGAAGGAATTAGGCGAAGCTGATGAACAGCAGCAGGAGGTGGAGGAATTTCGACAGAAAATCGAAGCGGCGAAAATGCCCGAAGAGGCAGAGAAACAAGCCCGTCGAGAACTGGATCGTCTGGCGCGCTTGCCAACTGCAGCTGCCGAATATGGCGTGATCCGCACCTATTTAGACTGGCTGGTTAGCCTGCCATGGTCTGTAACCACCGAAGATAATCTGGATATCGCCCACGCCCGTCAGGTCCTCGATCAGGATCATTATGGGTTGGAGGACATCAAAGAACGCATCTTGGAATATCTGGCGGTGCGCAAACGTCGTCTGGAACGAGCGGCGGAGGAAAATGAGCGCGCAGCAAAGGATGCGACTGAGAGCGAGGAAAAAGATGAAATCCGCCGTGTGCGCGAGGGCGCAATCTTGTGCTTCGTCGGGCCTCCCGGCGTTGGCAAAACATCGCTCGGGCGTTCGATTGCACGGGCGATGGGACGCAAATTTGTGCGCATTTCCCTCGGTGGCATGCGCGATGAAGCGGAAATCCGCGGTCATCGGCGTACGTATATTGGTGCAATGCCTGGACGGATCATTCAAGCCCTGCGTCGGGTCGAATCACGCAACCCGGTTTTTATGTTGGATGAAGTGGATAAGCTGGTGTTTGATTTTCATGGCGATCCGGCTTCTGCTCTCCTGGAAGTTTTAGATCCAGAACAAAATTATGAGTTTCGTGACCACTATCTGGAGGTACCCTTCGATCTCTCTCAGGTTCTGTTTATCACTACTGCAAACACCCTTGAAACCATCCCGGGTCCCTTGCGTGATCGGATGGAGGTTATTCAACTCTCCGGGTACACCGATAAAGAAAAGATCGCCATTGCCCGCCATTACTTGATCCCACGCCAGATCAAAGAAAATGGCTTGAGTCCGGAAGAAATTTCCTTTACCGATGATGCCCTGGAGAAAATTATTCGCTCCTATACCAGAGAAGCCGGGGTACGCAATTTAGAACGCGAGATCGGGGCTGTTTGCCGCAAGGTGGTCACCCGTATTTCTGAAGGAAAAGAAACTTCCGTCGAAGTGACTGCTGAGCGAGTTAAGGAATTTTTGGGACGCGAAAAATATTTTGATATGGAGGAGATCGCTGAACGCACTTCGATCCCGGGTGTTGCCACCGGGTTGGCATGGACACCTGTGGGGGGCGACATCCTGTTTATCGAAGCTACCTCTATGCCTGGTTCAAAAGGCTTTCAGTTGACTGGTTCCCTGGGCAATGTGATGCAAGAATCTGCCCGGGCTGCCTTATCCTTTGTTCGCTCGCGAGCCCAGGATTATGGCATTGACCCGAAAATATTTGAAAAGATTGATATTCACCTGCATATTCCTTCAGGAGCGCAACCAAAAGATGGCCCATCGGCGGGGGTTACCATCGCAACCGCTTTGGTTTCCTTGCTGACGCATAAACCTGTGCGTCCTGACCTTGCCATGACCGGTGAAATTACTCTGCGGGGTCAGGTCCTGCCAGTTGGTGGCATCAAAGAAAAGGTATTGGCTGCTCATCGCTCGTGCTTAAAGACCGTGATTTTGCCCTCAAAAAACAAACCCGATTTAGAAGATTTACCCGAGGAAGTGCGGGAAACAATCCATTTCATCTTTGTGGATACCGTTGACGATGTCCTGAAAGCAGCTTTGGACTTACCGATTGGAGAACAAAAGCAGGAGCCAAGCAATAACGGGAAAGAAGAGCGGCCAAAGACAAGGCGAACCTCGCGTAAGGGAAAGGAAACCAAAGAACATGTCGTCGCCCAAAGTAGTCCTGATTGAAGATGATGAAACCATGCGCACGCTTTTAGGAGAGTTGTTGCGCATGGAAGGTTATCATGTGGTGTCTTTGGGCTCGATTGAGCCCGAAGACACTGTTTTGAGTCAATTGATCGAGCAGAAACCTGACCTGGTCTTTCTTGACGTCAATATTCATGGTCGAAATACCTTCACTTTTGTGCGTAAATTGCGTTCAAAAAGGGAACAGGTTCGGGTGCTGATGTCATCGGGTATGCCATTAGAATCAGAAAGTATAGATGTAGGAGCAGATGGTTTCTTATTGAAGCCCTTCATGCCCGATGAATTATTGAGTAAAGTCCATCATTTACTGGGAAGTGAATAATTTCTGTGGTCAAGAAACGTCCTTCCGCCACCCTGCAGTGGCGCACAATGGATTTACATATCCATACGCCAGCTTCCAGTGACTACCAACAAATGGAAGTCACTTTTCTGGATATTCTTCAACGCG
This window encodes:
- a CDS encoding ATP-dependent protease La, with translation MMELLGYFDSDEIFFNEVILPPGSGNGEKDEPSSTTPLNEEAKPEGDIPEILPILPLRGLVVYPQTVVPLTIGQPRSIRLVDDVVTSEQRMIGLVASKNPELEQPNPPDLYEYGTAAIVHRLFRAPDGTIRLVVQGISRFRTVEYVQEEPYLKARIELRPEIVEEGTEIEALARNARSQFEHIAEMIPSIPRELVAAVLSLEDPLQIVYTISNFQRMDLSDAEAILELDSVSQKLHKLVGILAREIEVLEIGQKIQNEARSEIEKVQREYFLREQLKAIQKELGEADEQQQEVEEFRQKIEAAKMPEEAEKQARRELDRLARLPTAAAEYGVIRTYLDWLVSLPWSVTTEDNLDIAHARQVLDQDHYGLEDIKERILEYLAVRKRRLERAAEENERAAKDATESEEKDEIRRVREGAILCFVGPPGVGKTSLGRSIARAMGRKFVRISLGGMRDEAEIRGHRRTYIGAMPGRIIQALRRVESRNPVFMLDEVDKLVFDFHGDPASALLEVLDPEQNYEFRDHYLEVPFDLSQVLFITTANTLETIPGPLRDRMEVIQLSGYTDKEKIAIARHYLIPRQIKENGLSPEEISFTDDALEKIIRSYTREAGVRNLEREIGAVCRKVVTRISEGKETSVEVTAERVKEFLGREKYFDMEEIAERTSIPGVATGLAWTPVGGDILFIEATSMPGSKGFQLTGSLGNVMQESARAALSFVRSRAQDYGIDPKIFEKIDIHLHIPSGAQPKDGPSAGVTIATALVSLLTHKPVRPDLAMTGEITLRGQVLPVGGIKEKVLAAHRSCLKTVILPSKNKPDLEDLPEEVRETIHFIFVDTVDDVLKAALDLPIGEQKQEPSNNGKEERPKTRRTSRKGKETKEHVVAQSSPD
- a CDS encoding Two-component system response regulator OmpR, whose protein sequence is MSSPKVVLIEDDETMRTLLGELLRMEGYHVVSLGSIEPEDTVLSQLIEQKPDLVFLDVNIHGRNTFTFVRKLRSKREQVRVLMSSGMPLESESIDVGADGFLLKPFMPDELLSKVHHLLGSE